The following proteins come from a genomic window of Euzebyales bacterium:
- the surE gene encoding 5'/3'-nucleotidase SurE, protein MRHLLLTNDDGVDSPALPPFARALRDVGAVTVVVPDRERSWIGKAISRSREINMTTTEREGIPIIACTGYPADATQLGVHIVCDPPPDVVVSGINLGLNHGTAFLLSSGTVGAAVEGWISGLPAIAFSTGVDGAHYAAWRTHARSPAATDQWSVLAATCAEILRDVWDVRMWDEADVVTVNMPFDATPDTPRRVTSIARVRYGGLFDAVGPDRYRHAFVDVTEPDTLDGTDVGAFRDGVVSITPVRMPEAVAVSEELRARLERGGVG, encoded by the coding sequence ATGCGCCACCTGCTGCTGACCAACGACGACGGTGTCGACTCCCCCGCGCTCCCGCCGTTCGCACGTGCGCTCCGGGACGTCGGTGCGGTCACCGTCGTCGTCCCGGACCGAGAGCGGTCGTGGATCGGCAAGGCCATCTCCCGCAGCCGCGAGATCAACATGACCACGACCGAACGGGAGGGCATCCCGATCATCGCCTGCACCGGCTACCCGGCCGACGCGACGCAGCTCGGTGTCCACATCGTGTGCGATCCACCGCCCGACGTCGTGGTCTCGGGCATCAACCTGGGCCTGAACCACGGCACCGCGTTCCTGCTGTCGTCGGGCACCGTCGGCGCGGCCGTCGAGGGGTGGATCAGCGGGCTGCCGGCGATCGCGTTCTCCACCGGCGTCGATGGTGCGCACTACGCCGCCTGGCGGACGCACGCGCGCTCCCCCGCGGCGACCGACCAGTGGTCGGTGCTGGCGGCGACCTGCGCCGAGATCCTGCGCGACGTGTGGGACGTCCGCATGTGGGACGAGGCGGACGTGGTCACGGTCAACATGCCGTTCGACGCAACGCCGGACACGCCGCGACGTGTCACGAGCATCGCCCGCGTGCGCTACGGCGGGCTGTTCGACGCGGTTGGACCGGACCGCTACCGGCACGCGTTCGTCGACGTGACCGAACCCGACACGCTCGACGGCACGGACGTCGGTGCCTTCCGGGACGGGGTCGTGTCGATCACGCCGGTCCGCATGCCCGAGGCGGTCGCGGTATCCGAGGAGCTGCGCGCTCGCCTCGAGCGGGGCGGGGTGGGGTGA
- a CDS encoding DMT family transporter codes for MTDVAAGARAPRRFGATMPGVVLVGLAAALWGTDGLFRQGLALELPAATVVAWEHAIVVVLLIPLFARTWQAWRSMPVRDRVAVAVIGVGASAVATTLFTAAFRFGDPVTPLLLQKLQPLIAVAGAHVLLGERLTPRYLWFLLGGLGGAWLITFTDPTAVTVPAAAAGALALGAATLWGLGTVLGRGLATSVAFAELTTMRFVFGLPAAALIAMGMDGPDALAITGAEVAPLIALALIPGLAALLLYYRGLRTTPASAATIAELTFPLTAIALGALVFGTTLTTTQWLGAAVLVATITAMALLARSGDRGVGVARRGPALVGRDAPLSAEPAGVR; via the coding sequence ATGACGGATGTGGCGGCTGGCGCGCGGGCGCCGCGGCGGTTTGGCGCGACCATGCCGGGTGTGGTCCTGGTCGGCCTGGCGGCTGCGCTGTGGGGCACCGACGGGCTGTTCCGCCAGGGCCTGGCACTGGAGCTGCCGGCGGCCACCGTCGTGGCCTGGGAGCACGCGATCGTCGTCGTGCTTCTGATCCCGCTCTTCGCCCGCACGTGGCAGGCGTGGCGATCGATGCCCGTCCGTGACCGCGTCGCGGTCGCGGTGATCGGTGTCGGCGCCTCGGCCGTCGCCACCACGCTGTTCACCGCGGCCTTCCGCTTCGGCGACCCGGTGACGCCGCTGCTGCTGCAGAAGCTGCAGCCGCTCATCGCGGTCGCCGGCGCCCACGTGCTGCTCGGCGAGCGGCTGACTCCGCGGTACCTGTGGTTCCTGCTCGGCGGACTGGGCGGCGCCTGGCTGATCACCTTCACGGACCCGACGGCCGTCACGGTCCCGGCCGCCGCGGCGGGAGCACTGGCTCTGGGCGCGGCGACCCTGTGGGGCCTGGGGACGGTGCTCGGGCGCGGGCTGGCAACGAGCGTCGCCTTCGCCGAGCTGACGACCATGCGCTTCGTGTTCGGCCTGCCCGCCGCCGCTCTGATCGCGATGGGCATGGACGGTCCCGACGCCTTGGCGATCACCGGCGCGGAGGTCGCGCCGCTCATCGCGCTGGCGCTGATCCCGGGCCTGGCGGCGCTGCTCCTGTACTACCGCGGCCTGCGCACCACGCCGGCGTCGGCGGCGACGATCGCCGAGCTGACGTTCCCGCTGACGGCGATCGCGCTGGGGGCGCTGGTCTTCGGCACCACGCTCACGACGACGCAGTGGCTCGGTGCGGCCGTGCTCGTCGCGACGATCACCGCGATGGCGCTGCTCGCGCGCAGCGGCGATCGCGGTGTCGGCGTCGCGCGACGCGGTCCGGCGCTCGTCGGCCGCGACGCCCCGCTGTCGGCCGAGCCCGCCGGCGTGCGCTGA